Proteins from a genomic interval of Gluconacetobacter diazotrophicus PA1 5:
- the rsmA gene encoding 16S rRNA (adenine(1518)-N(6)/adenine(1519)-N(6))-dimethyltransferase RsmA → MLEPLRDVIARHGLDARKALGQHFLLDPGITARIAALAGDLTGRHVVEVGPGPGGLTRALLDSPAETVTAVEVDARAVAIIAELATLFPGRLHLVEADATRQDLTRLCPAPRQVVANLPYNVGTPLLVGWLRQASAWERLTLMFQMEVAERICAAPDSAQYGRLAVLAQWTCRCALVMRIPPGAFSPPPKVYSAVVSLIPHATQPDPALFRAMEQVTAAAFGQRRKMLRGSLRPIGGEALLAAAGIDGARRAETLDIAEFDLLARCHAERQGLPP, encoded by the coding sequence TTGCTGGAACCGCTGCGCGACGTGATCGCCCGCCACGGGCTGGATGCGCGCAAGGCCCTGGGCCAGCACTTCCTGCTGGACCCCGGCATCACCGCACGCATCGCCGCCCTGGCCGGGGACCTGACGGGCCGGCATGTCGTCGAGGTCGGCCCCGGCCCCGGCGGCCTGACCCGTGCCCTGCTGGACAGCCCGGCCGAGACGGTCACGGCGGTGGAAGTCGATGCGCGCGCGGTCGCGATCATCGCCGAACTGGCCACCCTGTTCCCGGGCCGCCTGCACCTGGTCGAGGCCGACGCGACGCGCCAGGACCTGACGCGGCTCTGCCCCGCCCCGCGCCAGGTCGTCGCCAACCTGCCCTATAATGTCGGCACGCCGCTGCTGGTCGGCTGGCTGCGCCAGGCATCGGCCTGGGAACGGCTGACCCTGATGTTCCAGATGGAAGTCGCCGAGCGGATCTGCGCCGCCCCCGACAGCGCCCAGTACGGCCGCCTGGCCGTGCTGGCGCAATGGACCTGCCGGTGCGCCCTGGTCATGCGCATCCCCCCCGGCGCGTTTTCGCCGCCGCCCAAGGTCTATTCCGCCGTCGTCAGCCTGATCCCCCACGCGACCCAGCCCGACCCCGCCCTGTTCCGCGCCATGGAACAGGTCACGGCGGCGGCGTTCGGCCAGCGGCGCAAGATGCTGCGCGGCTCCCTGCGCCCGATCGGCGGCGAAGCCCTGCTGGCCGCCGCCGGCATCGACGGCGCCCGCCGGGCGGAAACGCTGGATATCGCGGAGTTCGACCTTCTGGCGCGGTGCCACGCGGAAAGGCAGGGGCTCCCCCCCTGA
- a CDS encoding peptidylprolyl isomerase — protein sequence MRRRPTKTGFSSNVMACLLAAGLAAVAGGPALAARHAPPPASAHSSDQSDATSQDAIIAIIDGTLLTRRDVDNRGRLFALSAGLTLSDDVMARLRPQILRQLIDERLRQNEMLSRHINVSPDQIAASIADIERRNGMPKNALRDRLAQDGISLTTMIDQIRVQLGWSQVLREEMGTRGRITAAEISQREEALRHEDGKPQYLISEIFIPVDDPRHSEDELKFTQTIIQELRNGAPFPIVAAQFSQNQAALEGGLMGWVQEDSLDPQVVEIAKAMPPGAISNPIRVAGGYVIATLNGRRVIGHQMGTLVSLREAFIPFTTPLDPQAPSEQQRDALKQAQQISTTVHSCPELEAINHKFGDKHPSNPGDVQLERVNEQMQKVLTGLTPGQASHPLVAPDGIAVLMVCSRQQKNFAQQTPSDIADQLMNERAEQTSRQLDRDLHRRAIIEMRSKV from the coding sequence CCGACCAGTCGGACGCGACGAGCCAGGATGCGATCATCGCCATCATCGACGGCACGCTGCTGACCCGCCGGGACGTGGACAATCGCGGACGGCTGTTCGCGCTGTCGGCGGGCCTGACGCTCAGCGACGACGTCATGGCCCGGCTGCGGCCGCAGATCCTCCGGCAGCTGATCGACGAGCGCCTGCGGCAGAACGAGATGCTCTCGCGCCACATCAACGTGTCGCCCGACCAGATCGCCGCCTCGATCGCCGACATCGAACGCCGGAACGGCATGCCGAAGAACGCCCTGCGCGACCGGCTGGCCCAGGACGGAATTTCGCTGACCACCATGATCGACCAGATCCGCGTGCAACTGGGCTGGTCGCAGGTGCTGCGCGAGGAAATGGGAACCCGCGGCCGCATCACCGCGGCCGAGATCTCCCAGCGCGAGGAGGCCCTGCGGCACGAGGACGGCAAGCCGCAATACCTGATCAGCGAAATCTTCATCCCGGTCGACGATCCCCGCCATTCCGAGGACGAGCTGAAATTCACCCAGACCATCATCCAGGAACTGCGCAACGGCGCGCCGTTCCCCATCGTGGCGGCCCAGTTCTCGCAGAACCAGGCGGCGCTCGAAGGCGGATTGATGGGCTGGGTGCAGGAGGACAGCCTGGACCCGCAGGTCGTCGAAATCGCCAAGGCCATGCCGCCCGGCGCCATTTCCAACCCGATCCGCGTCGCGGGCGGCTATGTCATCGCGACGCTGAACGGCCGCCGCGTGATCGGTCACCAGATGGGCACGCTGGTGTCGCTGCGCGAGGCGTTCATTCCCTTCACCACGCCCCTGGACCCGCAGGCGCCGAGCGAGCAGCAGCGCGATGCGCTGAAGCAGGCGCAGCAGATTTCCACGACCGTGCATTCGTGCCCGGAGCTTGAGGCGATCAACCACAAATTCGGCGACAAGCACCCGTCCAATCCGGGCGACGTGCAGCTCGAACGCGTCAACGAGCAGATGCAGAAGGTCCTGACCGGCCTGACCCCGGGCCAGGCCAGCCATCCGCTGGTGGCCCCCGACGGTATCGCGGTGCTGATGGTCTGCTCCCGCCAGCAGAAGAACTTCGCCCAGCAGACCCCCAGCGACATCGCCGACCAGCTGATGAACGAACGGGCGGAACAGACGTCGCGCCAGCTGGATCGCGACCTGCATCGCCGCGCCATCATCGAAATGCGCTCGAAGGTATGA